One part of the Brevundimonas subvibrioides ATCC 15264 genome encodes these proteins:
- a CDS encoding amidase: MTMSLFGQHRARDLDPGLRRGARKGVSVVTVLAALISGGVAQAQSQPEGYGLQWAQRDRETINSVVAWVEDAGETNWTSADGITGLPILLKDNIETRDMPTTAGSLALLDNAPGRDAPLVARLRAAGAVILGKTNLSEWANIRSSASVSGWSGVGGQTRNPHVLDRNTCGSSSGSGAAVAAGLAPAAIGTETDGSIVCPAAINGIVGFKPTVGMVSRTHIVPISHSQDTAGPMTRSVEDAAIVLSVIAGTDPADPATAEADARKVDFRAALDAGSLRGTRIGVARFLTGYSAGTDRVFEENLQALRDAGAVLVEITEGPDMEAIGAAETTVLHYELKADLNAYLASTDAGQVKTRTLADVIAFNAATPREMGLFGQETFVLAEATTGLETPEYIAARETSLRLAGVEGIDRMLAENNVVALVAPTVGPAWSIDAVNGDHYLGAASTLPAVAGYPHLTVPMGFVQGLPVGISFIGTKWDDARILSLGYAYEQATRAIRPPTFARSADDLPDLAPLLAPHVR; this comes from the coding sequence ATGACGATGTCCCTCTTCGGCCAGCACCGGGCCCGCGATCTGGACCCCGGCCTTCGCCGGGGTGCACGGAAGGGGGTGAGCGTCGTGACCGTGCTGGCGGCCCTGATCTCGGGCGGCGTCGCCCAGGCCCAGTCGCAGCCCGAGGGATACGGCTTGCAGTGGGCGCAGCGGGATCGCGAGACGATCAACAGCGTCGTGGCCTGGGTCGAGGACGCGGGCGAAACCAATTGGACCTCGGCCGATGGCATCACCGGCCTGCCCATCCTGCTGAAGGACAACATCGAAACGCGCGATATGCCGACCACGGCCGGGTCTCTGGCGCTGCTCGACAACGCCCCCGGGCGGGACGCGCCGCTGGTCGCCCGCCTGCGCGCGGCCGGGGCCGTGATCCTCGGCAAGACCAATCTGTCGGAATGGGCCAACATCCGCTCGTCGGCCTCCGTCTCCGGATGGAGCGGGGTCGGGGGACAGACACGCAATCCGCACGTGCTGGATCGCAACACCTGCGGCTCGTCGTCGGGCAGCGGCGCGGCGGTGGCGGCGGGGCTGGCGCCGGCGGCCATCGGGACGGAGACGGACGGGTCGATCGTATGTCCGGCGGCCATCAACGGCATCGTCGGCTTCAAGCCCACGGTCGGGATGGTGTCGCGGACCCATATCGTGCCGATCAGCCATTCGCAGGACACCGCCGGGCCGATGACCCGCTCGGTCGAGGACGCGGCCATCGTGCTGTCGGTCATCGCGGGGACCGACCCGGCCGACCCCGCGACGGCTGAGGCGGATGCGCGCAAGGTCGATTTCCGGGCGGCGCTGGACGCCGGCTCGCTGCGCGGGACCCGGATCGGGGTGGCGCGGTTCCTGACGGGCTATTCAGCCGGGACGGACCGGGTGTTCGAAGAGAACCTGCAGGCGCTGCGCGACGCGGGCGCGGTGCTGGTCGAGATCACCGAAGGGCCCGACATGGAGGCCATCGGGGCGGCCGAGACGACGGTGCTGCACTATGAGCTGAAGGCTGACCTGAACGCCTATCTGGCCTCGACCGACGCCGGCCAGGTGAAGACGCGGACGCTGGCCGACGTCATCGCCTTCAACGCGGCAACGCCGCGCGAGATGGGGCTGTTCGGGCAGGAGACGTTCGTGCTGGCCGAGGCGACGACGGGGCTGGAGACGCCCGAATACATCGCCGCGCGCGAGACCTCGCTGCGGCTGGCGGGCGTCGAGGGCATCGACCGGATGCTGGCCGAGAACAATGTGGTCGCCCTGGTCGCGCCGACGGTGGGGCCGGCCTGGTCGATCGACGCGGTCAACGGCGACCACTATCTGGGCGCGGCCTCAACCCTGCCGGCGGTGGCGGGCTATCCACACCTGACCGTGCCGATGGGCTTCGTTCAGGGCCTGCCGGTCGGGATCAGCTTTATCGGGACGAAGTGGGACGACGCGCGGATCCTGTCGCTGGGCTATGCCTATGAGCAGGCGACCCGGGCGATCCGGCCACCGACCTTCGCGCGGTCGGCCGACGACCTGCCGGACCTGGCGCCGCTGCTGGCCCCCCACGTCCGCTAA
- a CDS encoding ferredoxin--NADP reductase has product MTDTALAPPPPKPSAFHELEVLSVQRWTDGLFSFRIARPDDFRFRSGEFVMIGLPGEDGGKPILRAYSIASPCWDEELEFLSIAVPDGPLTSRLVKIQPGDTVLMGKKPTGTLVLDALTGGQTLWLIGTGTGLAPWLSVARDPDTYARFGRVIVCHTVRNVADLAYRDFFTSGIHEDPLIGEEAAAQLTYYPTVTREAFDTPGRITDRIKSGAIFADLGLPAGFSPDRDRVMLCGSMAMIKETAELLEGFGLKEGSNAEPGDYVLERAFVG; this is encoded by the coding sequence ATGACCGACACCGCCCTCGCCCCGCCGCCGCCGAAGCCCTCGGCCTTCCATGAGCTGGAGGTGCTGTCCGTCCAGCGCTGGACCGACGGCCTGTTCAGCTTCCGCATCGCCCGCCCCGACGACTTTCGCTTCCGTTCCGGCGAGTTCGTGATGATCGGCCTGCCGGGCGAGGACGGCGGCAAGCCGATCCTGCGCGCCTATTCCATCGCCAGTCCCTGCTGGGACGAGGAGCTGGAGTTCCTGTCCATCGCCGTCCCGGACGGCCCCCTGACCTCGCGGCTGGTGAAGATCCAGCCCGGCGACACCGTTCTGATGGGCAAGAAGCCGACCGGCACCTTGGTGCTCGACGCCCTGACCGGCGGCCAGACGCTGTGGCTGATCGGCACGGGCACGGGCCTCGCGCCCTGGCTCAGCGTCGCGCGGGATCCCGACACATACGCCCGCTTCGGCCGCGTCATCGTCTGCCATACGGTCCGCAACGTCGCCGACCTGGCCTACCGCGACTTCTTCACCTCCGGCATCCATGAGGATCCCCTGATCGGCGAAGAGGCGGCCGCGCAGCTGACCTATTATCCCACCGTGACCCGCGAGGCCTTCGATACGCCCGGCCGGATCACGGACCGCATCAAGTCCGGCGCGATCTTCGCCGATCTGGGCCTGCCCGCCGGGTTCTCGCCGGATCGCGACCGCGTGATGCTGTGCGGCTCCATGGCCATGATCAAGGAAACCGCCGAACTGCTCGAAGGCTTCGGCCTGAAGGAGGGCTCGAACGCAGAGCCCGGCGACTATGTTCTGGAGCGCGCCTTTGTCGGCTGA
- a CDS encoding Hpt domain-containing protein yields the protein MSRRDLTGAVDFSVLDRTTGGDDGVAEEVLGLFVQQAGMWSPMLDARQEGWKDAVHTIRGAAAGIGAGALAAACAEAETAEKDLAPAKLDRVRDALNEALADVAAWRHELMMRSLRG from the coding sequence ATGTCGCGGCGCGACCTGACCGGGGCGGTCGACTTCTCGGTGCTGGACCGGACGACGGGCGGCGACGACGGGGTGGCCGAGGAGGTGCTGGGGCTGTTCGTCCAGCAGGCCGGGATGTGGTCGCCGATGCTGGACGCCCGTCAGGAGGGCTGGAAGGACGCCGTTCACACGATCCGGGGCGCGGCGGCCGGGATCGGCGCGGGGGCTCTGGCGGCGGCCTGCGCAGAGGCGGAAACGGCGGAGAAGGACCTTGCTCCGGCGAAACTGGATCGCGTTCGCGACGCGCTGAATGAAGCGCTCGCCGATGTCGCGGCCTGGCGGCACGAGCTGATGATGCGATCGCTCAGGGGCTGA
- a CDS encoding S9 family peptidase → MRTVLLVSALALIAGSALAQTPDPAVLTPERVFSNPGLNGPVAQGVSLSPDGELVAFLRARPDDVSVLDLWAAPTGAGEPFKLIDARALVPDAGELSEAEKARRERMRISQRGVVEYSWDEQGRYILAPLEGDIFLASREGGQIRRLTETSADEIDAKVSPRGNYVSFVRDQDLFVVNLATGDETPLTTEGEGLITWATAEFIAQEEMDRDTGYWWSPDERFIAVQRTDESTVDIVPRLDITGGGASVVEQRYPRAGRPNAVVELYVQDVTAARRVKVDLGDNTDIYLARVNWSQDGRTLYVQRQSRDQKRLDLLSVDPTTGASRVIASQTSRAWVELTDDFKPLKDGGFIWSDESTGWRHLYLYNAAGQKVRALTEGDWPVQTLDGVNEDTGQVFFSASMRDGAEAPLERRLFTVALTGGAPVAVTETSGSFNLNDTATAYVTTYSDVDTPPQTALYRADGTFVRWIEENKLDETHPFWPYRERRMDPEFGTLESHGETLQWMMTKPYGFDPTKTYPVIMQVYGGPSAGGVRAGWQSATNQLLTEAGYIVFRLDNRGEGYRSARFKQALHLKMGQPEIEDQVLAANYLRTLPYVDDARIGMMGWSYGGFMSLMALTEPDMGLAAAAVGAPPTEWSLYDTHYTERFMSTPEANAEGYAASDAIPRLDNLTGRMLLMHGMADDNVILENSTRVIDALQAKSIPFELMLYPGQRHGVRGNERQLQQWRTYLDFFDRTIGSRSAR, encoded by the coding sequence ATGCGCACAGTCCTTCTTGTCTCCGCCCTCGCCCTGATCGCCGGATCGGCGCTCGCTCAAACGCCGGATCCTGCCGTGCTGACGCCGGAGCGGGTGTTCTCCAACCCCGGCCTGAACGGCCCGGTGGCCCAGGGCGTCAGCCTGTCGCCCGACGGGGAACTGGTCGCCTTCCTCAGGGCGCGGCCGGACGACGTCTCGGTGCTGGACCTGTGGGCCGCGCCGACGGGGGCGGGCGAGCCGTTCAAGCTGATCGACGCGCGGGCGCTGGTGCCCGACGCGGGCGAGCTGTCGGAGGCCGAGAAGGCCCGGCGCGAGCGGATGCGGATCAGCCAACGCGGCGTGGTCGAATATTCGTGGGACGAGCAGGGTCGCTACATCCTCGCGCCGCTGGAAGGCGACATCTTCCTGGCCAGCCGGGAAGGGGGCCAGATCCGCCGGCTGACCGAGACTTCGGCCGACGAGATCGACGCCAAGGTCAGCCCCCGAGGCAACTATGTCTCCTTCGTGCGCGACCAGGACCTGTTCGTCGTCAATCTGGCGACGGGGGACGAGACGCCCCTGACGACGGAAGGCGAGGGCCTGATCACCTGGGCCACCGCCGAGTTCATCGCCCAGGAGGAGATGGATCGCGACACCGGATACTGGTGGAGCCCGGACGAGCGTTTCATCGCCGTGCAGCGGACCGATGAGTCGACCGTGGACATCGTGCCCCGGCTGGACATCACCGGCGGCGGGGCCAGCGTGGTCGAGCAGCGCTATCCCCGCGCCGGCCGGCCCAATGCGGTGGTGGAACTGTATGTTCAGGACGTGACGGCGGCCCGGCGGGTCAAGGTCGATCTGGGCGACAACACCGACATCTATCTGGCGCGCGTGAACTGGTCGCAGGACGGTCGCACGCTTTACGTCCAGCGCCAGAGCCGGGACCAGAAGCGTCTGGACCTGCTGAGCGTCGATCCGACGACCGGGGCGTCGCGCGTGATCGCCAGCCAGACGTCGCGGGCCTGGGTCGAGCTGACCGACGACTTCAAGCCCCTGAAGGACGGGGGCTTCATCTGGTCGGACGAGAGCACCGGCTGGCGGCACCTGTATCTGTACAATGCGGCAGGCCAGAAGGTGCGGGCCCTGACCGAGGGCGACTGGCCGGTCCAGACGCTGGACGGCGTCAACGAGGACACCGGTCAGGTCTTCTTCTCCGCCTCGATGCGTGACGGCGCCGAGGCCCCGCTGGAGCGGCGGCTGTTCACCGTGGCCCTGACGGGCGGCGCGCCGGTCGCGGTGACCGAAACGAGCGGATCGTTCAACCTGAACGACACGGCCACGGCCTATGTGACCACCTATTCCGACGTCGACACGCCGCCGCAGACCGCGCTGTACCGCGCCGACGGGACGTTCGTGCGCTGGATCGAGGAGAACAAACTCGACGAGACCCATCCCTTCTGGCCCTACCGCGAGCGGCGGATGGACCCGGAGTTCGGGACGCTGGAGAGCCACGGCGAGACCCTGCAGTGGATGATGACCAAGCCCTATGGCTTCGATCCCACCAAGACCTATCCGGTCATCATGCAGGTGTACGGCGGGCCGTCGGCGGGCGGCGTGCGCGCGGGCTGGCAGTCGGCGACCAATCAACTGTTGACCGAAGCCGGCTATATCGTCTTCCGCCTCGACAACCGGGGCGAGGGCTATCGCTCGGCCCGATTCAAGCAGGCGCTGCATCTGAAGATGGGGCAGCCGGAGATCGAGGATCAGGTCCTGGCGGCCAACTATCTGAGAACGTTGCCCTATGTGGACGACGCGCGGATCGGGATGATGGGCTGGTCCTATGGCGGGTTCATGAGCCTGATGGCCCTGACCGAGCCGGACATGGGACTGGCGGCCGCGGCCGTCGGAGCCCCGCCGACCGAGTGGAGCCTGTACGACACCCACTACACCGAGCGGTTCATGTCGACGCCGGAAGCCAATGCCGAAGGCTATGCCGCCTCGGACGCCATCCCGCGCCTGGACAACCTGACCGGCCGGATGCTGCTGATGCACGGGATGGCGGATGACAATGTGATCCTGGAGAACTCGACCCGGGTCATCGACGCGCTTCAGGCCAAGTCCATTCCGTTCGAGCTGATGCTGTATCCGGGCCAGCGCCACGGGGTGCGGGGCAATGAGCGCCAGCTGCAGCAGTGGCGGACGTATCTGGACTTCTTCGACCGGACGATCGGGTCGCGGTCGGCCCGCTAG
- a CDS encoding chorismate mutase — MFWSAPLSADGLHHPQIVAVDARVDPAACRSMVEVRQGVDALDRALVALLAERQRYMDAAARIKPDRGAVHDDARIEDVVAKVLASAEAHHLSPAIAEPVWRTLIDRSIAHEFSVYDRTRS; from the coding sequence ATGTTCTGGAGCGCGCCTTTGTCGGCTGACGGGCTGCATCACCCTCAGATCGTCGCCGTCGATGCCCGCGTCGACCCGGCCGCCTGCCGGTCGATGGTCGAGGTCCGTCAGGGCGTCGACGCCCTGGACCGTGCCCTCGTCGCCCTGCTGGCCGAGCGTCAGCGCTACATGGACGCCGCCGCCCGCATCAAGCCGGACCGCGGCGCCGTCCACGACGACGCGCGGATCGAGGACGTGGTCGCCAAGGTCCTCGCAAGCGCCGAGGCCCACCACCTGTCGCCCGCCATCGCCGAGCCCGTGTGGCGCACCCTGATCGACCGCAGCATCGCCCACGAGTTCAGCGTCTACGACCGCACGCGGAGCTGA
- a CDS encoding amino acid permease yields the protein MAFWNRRKSIDALHQASDGPRLKATLSWPHLLALGVGAIVGTGILTLIGVGAGLAGPAVMISFALAGLVCACAALAYAELSTMMPQAGSAYAYSYAVLGEVIAWVVGWSLILEYSLVVSAVAVGWSGYAVGFLTGLGIDLPTALTVGPHVAGGVVNLPAVAIIGLVTGLLLLGTRESATLNAVLVVIKVAALIGFVAIALPAFDAANFTPFMPNGFGSPSLPFAEAITGQPVVQTGVIAAAAIIFFAFYGFDAISTAAEETKKPERDLAIGIVGSMVICTALYLVVAAAAIGARPVASFAASPEPLALILREMGQGTAAQWIAASAVIALPTVLLAFLFGQSRIFLGMARDGLLPTSLAKISSRGVPAVVTVFTAIVVAALAGVMRLDELASLANAGTLAAFAAVGVCLIVLRLRDPGRERKFRAPLFWLVGAITVVGCLVFFFSLQARTQLYFLYWNIGGLVIYLLWSAKNARLAKHPEQAG from the coding sequence ATGGCGTTCTGGAACCGGCGGAAGTCGATCGATGCGTTGCATCAGGCCTCGGACGGCCCGCGGCTGAAGGCCACGCTGAGCTGGCCGCACCTGCTGGCGCTGGGCGTCGGCGCGATCGTCGGAACCGGGATCCTGACGCTGATCGGCGTCGGGGCCGGGCTGGCGGGGCCGGCGGTGATGATCAGCTTCGCCCTGGCGGGACTGGTCTGCGCCTGCGCGGCCCTGGCCTATGCCGAGCTGTCGACCATGATGCCGCAGGCGGGCAGCGCCTATGCCTATTCCTATGCGGTGCTGGGCGAGGTGATCGCCTGGGTCGTCGGGTGGAGCCTGATCCTGGAGTATTCCCTGGTGGTCTCCGCCGTGGCGGTGGGCTGGTCGGGCTATGCCGTCGGGTTCCTGACCGGGCTGGGCATCGATCTGCCGACGGCCCTGACGGTCGGCCCCCACGTGGCGGGCGGCGTGGTCAACCTGCCGGCGGTGGCCATCATCGGCCTGGTCACCGGCCTGCTGCTGCTGGGCACGCGCGAGAGCGCGACGCTGAATGCCGTGCTGGTGGTCATCAAGGTCGCGGCCCTGATCGGCTTCGTGGCCATCGCGCTTCCGGCCTTCGACGCGGCCAACTTCACCCCCTTCATGCCCAATGGCTTCGGCTCGCCCTCGCTTCCGTTCGCCGAGGCGATCACGGGTCAGCCGGTGGTCCAGACCGGGGTTATTGCGGCCGCGGCGATCATCTTCTTCGCCTTCTACGGTTTCGACGCGATCTCGACGGCGGCGGAGGAGACCAAGAAGCCCGAGCGCGACCTGGCCATCGGCATCGTCGGCTCGATGGTCATCTGCACCGCCCTGTATCTGGTCGTGGCGGCCGCCGCGATCGGGGCCCGGCCCGTGGCCAGCTTCGCCGCGAGCCCCGAGCCCCTGGCGCTGATCCTGCGCGAGATGGGGCAGGGGACGGCGGCGCAGTGGATCGCGGCCTCGGCCGTCATCGCCCTGCCGACCGTGCTGCTGGCCTTCCTGTTCGGCCAGAGCCGGATCTTCCTGGGCATGGCGCGGGACGGGCTGCTGCCCACGTCGCTGGCGAAGATCTCGAGCCGCGGCGTGCCCGCAGTGGTGACCGTGTTCACGGCGATCGTGGTGGCGGCCCTGGCCGGGGTCATGCGGCTGGACGAACTGGCCTCGTTGGCCAATGCGGGGACGCTGGCAGCGTTCGCGGCGGTCGGGGTCTGCCTGATCGTGCTGCGGCTGCGCGACCCGGGCCGGGAGCGCAAGTTCCGCGCCCCACTGTTCTGGCTGGTCGGGGCGATCACCGTCGTCGGCTGTCTGGTGTTCTTCTTCAGCCTGCAGGCGCGGACGCAACTGTACTTCCTGTACTGGAACATCGGCGGGCTGGTGATCTATCTGCTGTGGTCGGCGAAGAACGCGCGGCTGGCCAAGCACCCCGAACAGGCCGGCTGA